In the Kribbella sp. NBC_00482 genome, one interval contains:
- a CDS encoding dihydrofolate reductase family protein has translation MGRVLLDITMSLDGFVTGPGADLTHGLGIGGDPLHDWLAGEAEADREAFERTSANIGAVLMGRRTFDLIDGPRGWSADGFSGERPAIYVVTSNPPSRVRLDGWFEFVPDGIEAALKLARAAAGARDVMIMGGGHLCRQYLYAGLVDELRVHVAPIVLGDGTPLFERTTLTPIRLVPRDTTSTPNATHLTYDVPHQEL, from the coding sequence ATGGGACGCGTACTGCTGGACATCACGATGTCGCTCGACGGATTCGTCACCGGACCGGGAGCGGACCTCACGCACGGCCTCGGGATCGGCGGTGATCCGCTGCACGACTGGCTCGCCGGCGAGGCCGAGGCCGACCGCGAGGCGTTCGAGCGCACCAGCGCGAACATCGGCGCCGTACTGATGGGACGGCGGACGTTCGACCTCATCGACGGGCCGCGGGGCTGGAGCGCCGACGGGTTCAGCGGCGAGCGGCCGGCGATCTATGTGGTGACCTCGAATCCGCCGAGCCGGGTCCGCCTCGACGGCTGGTTCGAGTTCGTGCCGGACGGGATCGAGGCCGCGCTCAAACTCGCACGGGCCGCGGCGGGTGCGCGGGACGTGATGATCATGGGCGGCGGGCACCTGTGCCGGCAGTACCTGTACGCCGGGCTTGTCGACGAACTGCGGGTCCACGTCGCGCCGATCGTGCTCGGCGACGGCACCCCGCTGTTCGAGCGGACCACGCTGACACCGATCCGGCTGGTGCCACGGGACACTACAAGCACACCGAACGCGACCCACCTGACGTACGACGTACCTCATCAGGAGCTGTGA
- a CDS encoding pyridoxamine 5'-phosphate oxidase family protein: MTQEILDRRAAAVIEANKYMALGTVGADGLPWVTPVYFTPDGHDTFYWASSPNSLHSRNLAERPDVSIAIFDSTVPIGGASAVYFRAKAALVPDDELEACATLYSSRHAELRAFSADELRDDLRLYRARATEHWILVTGRDPEYGTGLDSRRPVWA, from the coding sequence ATGACACAGGAGATCCTCGACCGGCGTGCGGCGGCGGTCATCGAAGCCAACAAGTACATGGCACTCGGAACGGTCGGCGCGGACGGGCTGCCCTGGGTCACGCCGGTGTACTTCACACCGGACGGGCACGACACGTTCTACTGGGCGTCGTCGCCGAACTCGCTGCACTCGCGCAACCTCGCGGAGCGGCCGGATGTGAGCATCGCGATCTTCGACTCGACCGTGCCGATCGGTGGTGCGTCGGCGGTGTACTTCCGGGCGAAGGCCGCTCTCGTCCCGGACGACGAGCTGGAAGCGTGCGCGACGCTCTACTCGTCGCGGCACGCAGAGCTGCGCGCGTTCTCCGCCGACGAACTGCGCGACGACCTCCGCCTGTACCGCGCCCGCGCCACCGAGCACTGGATCCTGGTCACGGGCCGCGACCCGGAGTACGGCACCGGGCTCGACTCGCGGCGACCCGTGTGGGCCTGA
- a CDS encoding electron transfer flavoprotein subunit alpha/FixB family protein: protein MSNVLVLVDHTAGVVRKTTAELLTIARRLGEPVAVFVGEGVTDVQAALPALGQYGATKVIALSNPELTQFLVAPKAEALAQVAAKIEPSAILISSSAEGKEIAARLAVKLDSGLITDAVDVVAADGGAVTTQSVFAGNFTVQAKVTHGTPIITVKPNAATPEAAETSPEVEEFDVTISDAAKTARIVESKPREATGRPELTEAAIIVSGGRGTGGDFAPIEAFADSLGAAVGASRAAVDSGWYPHAYQVGQTGKTVSPQLYVAAGISGAIQHRAGMQTSKTIVAVNKDPEAPIFELVDFGVVGDLHKVLPTATEEVTKRKS, encoded by the coding sequence ATGTCGAACGTTCTGGTTCTCGTCGACCACACCGCGGGTGTGGTCCGCAAGACGACCGCCGAGCTCCTCACGATCGCCCGCCGCCTCGGCGAGCCGGTCGCAGTGTTCGTCGGTGAGGGTGTCACTGATGTGCAGGCGGCGCTGCCGGCTCTCGGGCAGTACGGCGCGACGAAGGTGATCGCGTTGTCGAACCCGGAGCTCACGCAGTTCCTGGTGGCGCCCAAGGCCGAGGCGCTGGCGCAGGTCGCGGCGAAGATCGAGCCGTCGGCGATCCTGATCTCGTCGAGCGCCGAGGGCAAGGAGATCGCGGCCCGGCTCGCGGTCAAGCTGGACTCGGGCCTGATCACCGACGCCGTCGACGTCGTCGCTGCCGATGGCGGCGCTGTCACGACGCAGTCGGTGTTCGCGGGCAACTTCACCGTGCAGGCGAAGGTCACGCATGGCACGCCGATCATCACGGTCAAGCCGAACGCCGCCACTCCCGAGGCCGCCGAGACCTCGCCGGAGGTGGAGGAGTTCGACGTCACGATCTCCGACGCCGCGAAGACGGCGCGGATCGTGGAGTCGAAGCCGCGGGAGGCGACGGGTCGTCCGGAGCTGACCGAGGCCGCGATCATCGTGTCCGGTGGCCGCGGTACCGGCGGTGACTTCGCCCCGATCGAGGCGTTCGCCGACTCGCTCGGTGCCGCTGTCGGTGCGTCGCGCGCGGCGGTGGACTCGGGGTGGTACCCGCACGCCTACCAGGTCGGCCAGACCGGCAAGACCGTGTCGCCGCAGCTGTACGTCGCGGCCGGTATCTCCGGCGCGATCCAGCACCGCGCCGGCATGCAGACCTCGAAGACGATCGTCGCGGTCAACAAGGACCCCGAGGCCCCGATCTTCGAACTGGTCGACTTCGGCGTGGTCGGAGACCTCCACAAGGTCCTCCCCACCGCCACCGAAGAAGTCACCAAGCGCAAGTCCTGA
- a CDS encoding electron transfer flavoprotein subunit beta/FixA family protein, protein MKIVVCAKFVPDATADRRFRPEDNTVDRAGVDGLLSELDEYAVETALTVKEAGDDSVVTVLTVGPEQAADAVKKGLQMGADAGVHVLDDAIHGSDAVATSLILSKALGKLEADLVVFGMGSTDGGMGVVPAMVSERLGLPAVTLGSEVTVDGQTVRIRRDGDTASETIEGTLPLVLSVSDQANEPRYPSFKGIMAAKKKPVETWSLADLELTPEQVGGSSAWTEVVEVTARPARTAGTIVTDEDGSGAAGLVEFLSTNKFL, encoded by the coding sequence ATGAAGATCGTCGTCTGCGCGAAGTTCGTGCCGGATGCCACCGCGGACCGCCGCTTCCGCCCGGAGGACAACACGGTGGACCGTGCGGGTGTCGACGGGCTGCTGTCCGAGCTGGACGAGTATGCCGTCGAGACCGCATTGACCGTGAAGGAGGCCGGGGACGACTCTGTGGTGACCGTTCTCACGGTCGGCCCCGAGCAGGCTGCGGACGCGGTGAAGAAGGGTCTGCAGATGGGCGCCGACGCCGGTGTCCACGTTCTCGACGACGCGATCCACGGTTCGGACGCGGTCGCCACCTCGCTGATCCTGTCCAAGGCGCTGGGCAAGCTCGAGGCGGACCTGGTCGTGTTCGGCATGGGTTCGACCGACGGCGGGATGGGTGTCGTGCCGGCGATGGTGTCGGAGCGGCTTGGCCTGCCGGCCGTGACGCTGGGCTCGGAGGTGACCGTCGACGGGCAGACCGTGCGGATCCGCCGTGACGGTGACACCGCGAGCGAGACCATCGAGGGCACGCTGCCGTTGGTGCTGTCGGTGTCGGACCAGGCGAACGAGCCGCGCTACCCGTCGTTCAAGGGGATCATGGCCGCGAAGAAGAAGCCGGTCGAGACGTGGTCGCTGGCCGACCTCGAGCTGACCCCGGAGCAGGTGGGCGGCTCGTCGGCGTGGACCGAGGTGGTCGAGGTGACCGCCCGTCCGGCGCGGACGGCCGGCACGATCGTCACCGACGAGGACGGTAGCGGCGCTGCCGGGCTGGTCGAGTTCCTGTCCACGAACAAGTTCCTCTGA
- a CDS encoding class I SAM-dependent methyltransferase: MTETLPLTGERTAPGIWHENYWFARHDAAYRWITAHLPIGTGRILDAGCGEGYGAELLRLAGASPVTGLDYEDTTLRHVRRVYPQIKVARGNLVQTPFADNAFETVTSLQTIEHLWEQPRFVAECARVLAPGGTLVLSTPNRLTFPSGNWYHTRELTAAEFIELLEPHFEITQALGLHHGERLTSWETRYGSCVDAQLAAEHDQWDDNLAGLVRGTTYADFEIRPGNLDESLDLVLVATAG; this comes from the coding sequence GTGACCGAGACGTTACCGCTGACCGGTGAGAGGACCGCGCCCGGGATCTGGCACGAGAACTATTGGTTCGCGCGCCATGACGCCGCCTATCGCTGGATCACGGCCCACCTGCCGATCGGGACCGGCCGGATCCTCGACGCCGGCTGCGGCGAGGGCTACGGCGCGGAACTGCTCCGGCTCGCCGGAGCGAGCCCGGTGACCGGTCTCGACTATGAAGATACGACGTTGCGGCACGTCCGCCGCGTTTATCCACAGATCAAGGTCGCGCGGGGCAACCTTGTGCAGACGCCCTTTGCGGACAACGCGTTCGAGACCGTCACCTCACTGCAGACGATCGAGCACCTCTGGGAGCAGCCGCGGTTCGTCGCGGAGTGCGCGCGCGTTCTCGCGCCCGGAGGAACCTTGGTCCTCAGTACGCCGAACCGCCTGACCTTCCCGAGCGGGAACTGGTACCACACGCGCGAACTCACCGCCGCCGAGTTCATCGAACTCCTCGAGCCGCATTTCGAGATCACGCAGGCTCTCGGACTCCACCACGGCGAACGGCTGACGTCCTGGGAGACGCGGTACGGATCCTGTGTCGACGCGCAGCTCGCCGCCGAGCACGACCAGTGGGACGACAACCTGGCCGGACTCGTGCGCGGTACGACGTACGCCGACTTCGAGATCCGCCCAGGAAACCTGGACGAATCTCTCGATCTCGTGCTGGTCGCTACGGCCGGATGA
- a CDS encoding acyltransferase codes for MRLLTAANLSWVVRHRAWTPYYLKRYWRFAWFKLRHPHVITEGFVFLGKHLEIVARPGHGRIVLGKWVHLGDETRLRAHEGTLRIGDKVVFARDVTVNCYLDIEIGASTLIADWTYICDFDHKTEDLDLPIKDQGLVKSPVRIGPDCWLATKVTVTRGADIGRGVVIGANSVARGNIPAYAIAGGVPAKILGDRTSRYAANAERRKYLAGLAAANTRTAGLLKAGETPVARSQRVAPGDAGSDEVEADGEKESVRGSQVTHQSGTMAPTSGRTPTSG; via the coding sequence ATGCGGTTACTCACCGCGGCGAATCTCAGCTGGGTGGTGCGCCATCGGGCGTGGACGCCGTACTACCTGAAGCGCTACTGGCGGTTCGCCTGGTTCAAGCTGCGCCACCCGCACGTGATCACCGAGGGTTTCGTGTTCCTCGGCAAGCACCTGGAGATCGTGGCGCGGCCCGGTCACGGGCGGATCGTGCTCGGCAAATGGGTGCACCTCGGTGACGAGACCCGGCTGCGCGCCCACGAGGGGACGCTGCGGATCGGCGACAAGGTGGTGTTCGCCCGCGACGTCACGGTGAACTGCTACCTGGACATCGAGATCGGCGCGTCGACGCTGATCGCGGACTGGACCTACATCTGCGACTTCGACCACAAGACCGAGGACCTGGACCTGCCGATCAAGGATCAGGGCCTGGTGAAGTCCCCGGTCCGGATCGGCCCGGACTGCTGGCTGGCGACGAAGGTCACGGTCACCCGGGGCGCCGACATCGGCCGCGGCGTGGTGATCGGCGCCAACAGCGTTGCCCGCGGCAACATCCCGGCGTACGCGATCGCGGGCGGCGTACCAGCCAAGATCCTGGGCGACCGCACCAGCCGGTACGCCGCCAACGCCGAGCGCCGTAAGTACCTGGCCGGACTGGCCGCGGCGAACACTCGGACCGCCGGTCTGCTCAAGGCAGGTGAGACTCCGGTCGCGCGGTCCCAGCGCGTGGCTCCGGGGGATGCGGGTAGTGATGAGGTAGAAGCAGATGGTGAAAAAGAGAGCGTGAGGGGTTCTCAAGTTACTCACCAGTCGGGCACTATGGCCCCCACATCCGGTCGGACGCCCACGTCCGGATGA
- a CDS encoding methyltransferase domain-containing protein has translation MSATSKPAASAEDIEAAWNDNKLAQVLYHDWEASTYDEKWSISYDERCVDYARDRFTAVAGTRGWPYGKTLEIGAGTGFFTLNLKLAGVLDEAHVTDLSPGMVEAAKKNAKTLGFAIEGKVADAEKLPYDDDTFDLVIGHAVIHHIPDVELAFREMLRVLKPGGRFVICGEPTRYGDFVARRLSRFTWWATTNVTKLPALAHWRRSQEELDESSRAAALEAVVDLHTFDPDTLARMASRAGAVEVKTVTEELLAAWVGWPIRTFEAAVPEQKLGFGWRMFAYKSWLQLSKVDKALSTVVPDELYYNVSITGISNKQ, from the coding sequence ATGTCTGCTACCTCCAAGCCTGCTGCCTCCGCCGAAGACATCGAGGCGGCCTGGAACGACAACAAGCTCGCCCAGGTGCTGTACCACGACTGGGAAGCGTCGACGTACGACGAGAAATGGTCGATCTCGTACGACGAACGCTGCGTCGACTACGCCCGGGACCGCTTCACAGCGGTCGCCGGAACCCGCGGCTGGCCGTACGGCAAGACCCTCGAGATCGGCGCCGGCACCGGCTTCTTCACGCTGAACCTCAAGCTGGCCGGCGTCCTCGACGAGGCGCACGTCACGGACCTCTCGCCGGGCATGGTCGAGGCCGCGAAGAAGAACGCGAAGACGCTCGGGTTCGCGATCGAGGGCAAGGTCGCCGACGCGGAGAAGCTCCCGTACGACGACGACACGTTCGACCTCGTCATCGGGCACGCGGTCATCCACCACATCCCGGACGTCGAGCTGGCGTTCCGCGAGATGCTCCGGGTGCTGAAGCCGGGCGGACGCTTCGTGATCTGCGGCGAGCCCACCCGGTACGGCGACTTCGTGGCCCGGCGGCTGTCCCGCTTCACCTGGTGGGCGACCACGAACGTGACCAAGCTGCCCGCGCTCGCGCACTGGCGGCGGTCGCAGGAGGAGCTCGACGAATCCTCGCGGGCTGCCGCGTTGGAGGCCGTGGTCGACCTGCACACGTTCGACCCGGACACGCTGGCGCGGATGGCGTCGCGGGCCGGTGCGGTCGAGGTGAAGACCGTCACGGAGGAGTTGCTGGCGGCATGGGTCGGGTGGCCGATCCGCACGTTCGAGGCCGCCGTACCGGAGCAGAAGCTCGGGTTCGGGTGGCGGATGTTCGCGTACAAGTCGTGGCTGCAGCTGTCCAAGGTGGACAAGGCGCTGTCGACCGTCGTACCGGACGAGCTGTACTACAACGTCTCGATCACGGGTATCAGCAACAAGCAGTAG